In Rutidosis leptorrhynchoides isolate AG116_Rl617_1_P2 chromosome 6, CSIRO_AGI_Rlap_v1, whole genome shotgun sequence, the DNA window aaaaaacttttaatatatttatttttgatatataaatttataatataattatgaaTAAATGGGTTTCTAATCCAATGGGTTTCTGATCaatacccatgatgatgatgagaaCGTAGAGATGATGATGGGATGATGATGAACAAATGAGCTTCTAATCCAATTTCTCGGATATGATCATCGAATGAACAAATGAGTTTCTGATCCAATTTTTtggttatgattaatttttttctgtttcaaCAAATGCGTTTTTGTTTTAGCACTTATTTAAAATTTAAATTGAAGCAATTGCTTAGATTTTAGGAATATTTGGATGTTAAATATAATTATGTGAATGATATATGGATTCATAAATAATTAATTGTAAAGGAAGGAGATGAAGTGTATGAAAGAAACAGATAAAGGGGCTGAAAGTGAAGAAGAAAATTTTTTGAAATTGAAATTCAGTATTCAGATGGATGTTGTAGTTGAAAGTAATGAAGATGAATAGAaaaataagataataataaaagaaattatAAAAAGTTTTtaagtaaatataatataataattcaattataattatattataaatttacaaattaaaaatatataaattttttgcgCCGGTGGTCTCTCGTTTTTaatgaagaaaagagtaaaaagaatAATTACCCTCACATGCACGACACATGTCAATGGTTAACTGCCAATTTAGACGGCGAGTAGGCAAAGGGACTAAGATTGGCAAATTATGCAattaaaaacttgagggactcgaaTTGCAATTTCGTGAATAAGttaaggaccaacggagcaaaaaaatcCTACACTTACACATTCTACTTTTTTATTTTATACAAATAGAGTTAACATTTTTTTGGACAATGGGCTGAAATTTCAAGTAATAAAGAAGCAATCAAGCTTTTTAAAGGTACCAACTCGATCAGATGATGAGTGTCACAGGAGTGTCTTCTACAATTTAGGTAGTAatttgtaaaaaaataaataaataaataaataaataaattagtgGTGTCATGATCTTCAATGCTTAAAGCCTGGAATTTATGACTGAAGCTGGAACTGAAGCTCATTGTTTAAGTTAGCTTATTTTTCTAAATGTGTTTAATTATAGACCAGTTGGAGCTTGAGgttaaaaaatgtaaaaaaaaaccaTAAAGGACAcaagtattcatatatatatatatatatatatatatatatatatatatatatatatatatatatatatatatatatatatataatcattatcaactatataaataaaaaataacatGGTAATTTTATACATGAAAATGAGCTAAAAACTTTTTGACAAGCTTGTTATATGAACTTAATATTTTAAATTTATGAAATTCATAAGCTTTATTTTTATTGCACGTTAAACAAATCTTATAActtgaaacttataaaaattaaaagtttAAACTCTTATAAACTTCAATAAGCTTCAATAAACATTCATCCAAACACATCGTTACACTAATTTATTTATTTCGAAACtaactattatattaataataaaataaacaaaaaagaAAATTCATGTGTATTATTAGGAGTGTTGTTATTACAGTGCTTGAAAAAATAGCCAAAATAACTTATAACGTCTTCAATGTGCATGCACCCGGTGGCGAAGGTATATATAGATCAAGGAGGTCAATTGACACCACTAAAATGATAATATATAGGCTTATGATATCGAAATTCATACTTAAATTTTTAGATAGTATGAAATTGACACCAGCCCATTTTTTACTTGTTTAATAGTAATTGACACCAGCACATTAAAATTAACATATTCCGTACCTACTTTTAAGACTCCTTGTAGTGGTGCTCATCCAACGGCGTGGCAGCCTAGGTGGCAAGGAAGCAACGCCCCTTTCATCCGTATTGGGGCATTGCTTTGGGGGCAGTTTGAGGACATTGGTTGGATTCCAACACCACAAGCAACGGgcgtttcctttttctttttatatttttattatttaaaaatattatttttaacccaattatattttaacacatcatcacaatacttctAACTCACACCACCAAcacacaccaccactactccacacaAATAACCCACACGTCATAGCAATCAAAAAAGTACAAAAAACAACTCACGCCCCCAACCACTACAAATAGTCTAATGGAGTAAAATATTGGGTGTGATAATTGAAATTGAACCGTATACATTAGATAATGCAGAATTTCCATTTGTTAAAATTCAGTTACCTTAATTTCACATGATTTGGCTATTCTATTTAGATATAACAATATTAGGCATTATACCTTATATTATTACTccgtgttattattatttttataatacttatagtattattattattattattattattaaattattattattattattattattattattattattattattattattattattattattattattattattattattatcattattattattattattattattattattgaaatttattattatttaaattgaaATGCCCATTGGATCGGGTATAATGGTTTTTATCTAAACATGTGCCCGTACTCGAACCCAAAATTGTCAGATTTCGGGTTTTTCATAAGATACAGGTTTTTTTTCATCTCTACGTTAAAATTTGATACATTTCAATAATGTTTTATGACCCCTCATCCACCCCAAACTTTTCAGAGTTTTCTACATTAGAAAGTATATTCTTCGAGGTCAAAATGAATGCATTACaaatatatacaattatttttatttttatatttatatttataatgattttttgaatttGAAAAGCATACGAAAATTACAAGGGCTCATTGATTCATACTCCGTAGAATATATTTGACACTTGTTTCTGGCAAGCCAAACATCCTCAGCAGTTGGCATGTGCATGCAAGTACAAGAAGCATTATATTATATACAGAGTACATAAGTCTTTCAAATGGAGTATATAAATTTGTATGAGTATTTCTTAAAATAATGATGTTAGCTAATTGaagtgtttttcttttcttttcttttctttaccAAAAAACTAAAAATTTATATGCAACTTAGACTTTTATAAAAAGTGGAAGAGTCGCGAAAACAAATATTCaacgagaaaaaaaaaatatttaatgatCAATTATaacctataattaaataaaaaaagaaGAAGATCTAGATTGAGTAATGGTGCGTTTAATAAAACTGAATGATTAAACGCTGAATAATTCATGATCGAAATAATTTAAAGGGTCTGAATGAACTTAGTTTTAAATGACAATAAGTTGTTTGACAATAATTTTAAATGATCAATATGAATGAGGTAAAATTATCTTATTAACGCTTTGTATAAGTAAAAAGTTCAATATTTTTGTTGATAAGTATTcataatataatttaagatattacACAAAATTTAGGTACTTAATGTTTAATAGCGTGTTTCAACTCCGAATATTTCAACATTGAATGTAAACATTCATACGTCATTAAAAGGTCAGAAATACATGTGGTGCCTGTTGAATAGATCGACATTCAATGCCAAATCATTTAATTAAGAGGTACAAAACACACCTTAACCTTTGTAAGTtgaaattatcaattattattagacTACTCTAAGATAAAAGGAACAATGACTTTATCTATACTTAAGTTATTCTACCTTTGTGCCGAGAAATAATTTCCCTTTTATTTCTAGGGTAAAGTGTTACAAAGAATGAATATCTACAATTTACTTACCTCATACAATATATTTTTGAGATTAAGTATTATTGTACATAACTATTatgttgtattttattttattaaaaaataaaatgTACCATACCTATACGCTCTGATCATATTAATGAGTTTATATGCATATCGTTTATATCTTATTTAAAAGTAGTGTGCACTAGAGAAGAGAAAAGGTATCATAAGcgattattaatagcattattaacTACTAATTACAATTTCTCCATTAACCCGAAATATTTCATAATATTAAGGAAATATTTAGTCCCTCTCAAATGGGTGTAAACTAACCTAAAACCCAACCACCATTTCAGGTGTAAACTAACTTACACCTCAAATGAGGAAAATTACAACATATCATTTGTACACATTCCTCCATTTAACCCAAAATACTAAGAACaacaatatataaataaaaatgttatattttGGGTTAGACTTTAAAGTCATgaaaaaaaatgaaagaaaaatggttaaaaaaGGAAATCCATATTCTCAGAGCTCAAAACCTTCCCACTCAGATCAGTGACACTTGGATAACTTGTATCTTATACATTATAAGTTGTACTTGTGTGTCTGGATCCAAAAACTTCAGCTCTGGGAAACTAACTTTCCTTAAAATACGAAGCCACGCAAAATGTAGCTTCAAGTTTAACGCCACTTTTCTAAAATGAGCGAAAAACAAAATTAATTTCATCGTAACATAGAAGTAAGTGATCGAAATACAACTTCTTCACATGGAATAGTAAGGCCCATATCATGATGAAACCCGAATTCTTCTTCGGCATGTCGAAGCAAAAGTTGGAATTCAGGACGAGTTAAATACGATATCGGGACGATATATCGAGTTCGATTGGCACCAACATATACTGGGAAATGACCTTTTGGAACATCAAGTGGTAAACCATTGTCGTCGTATCCATGTTTTTTACCTAAACTTGAACATCTTTTGAGGATATGTTTTAGTAGTGCTGCTTGTGATAGTTTGCTTGATTTTTTAACACCCATTTTTTGGTGGTTTAATTCACACTTTGAATTtaggggtgtgtgtgtgtgtgtatttttttttttttaaatttgtaaTGGACTAATGGTGGTAGTGTGATGAGGAAAGGATAGAAGGAATGTGAAGGGTATTTATAGAGTTGAACACAAGCTAGCTCTATATTCTGTTTGGACTTATTAAATTTTAGTGGCTCCTACTTTTAATactgttatattatatattattatataattatgtattatgtattatgtatgatatcatataaatataatataaataaatatataaatatcgatataaatctatgtacatattacattacatataatatatatgaattgaataaattAACAGGACATATGTATAGTATTTTTTTTAGAAGGCAAGGTAATTTTATTGGTAACTAAAGAAAATACACGAGATGCAAAGATGAATATGCAACCCAAGATCGGATACAATGAAAAACATACATCAAAATTCCTTATCCTATGCTAAACACTATTAAGACACGATGAAGCTTTGAGTATCAACCGTGGTCATTGTATACAATCGGGTTAACGAGCCATTGATTCCAATCCCATAACATATGTATagtatttaacattattattattattattattattattttttttttttttttttgacaaaatgaCTTCAAATACAAAAACAACTATATCCAATCATATGGTATAAAGTGACTTAAATTAAAGACTTTTTTTGTCGTTGATCCCTCCATTATACACCAAATAGTGAACAACGTCCCTTTCATTTTTTCCCTGCTTACAGCATCCCTCCATTATCACATTTAAACATACCGTGTCCCTCCGTCAAACTTCCGTTTAAATTGGACGTTAAATACTGACATGTGCATTGCATATGAGGGTATAATCATCTTTTTAACCTATATTTTCAGCTTTTCATGATATACCTTGTTTATCCATTTATTGTTTTCCAGATCCATTTGATACCAAAAGTCCTTCACGAATTTGTTAAACAATAACAAAAATTCATTTAAACAATAACAAAATTCCACTAACGATTTGTTAAACAAGAACAAAAATCCATAAACGAATTTGGAAGTACATCACTTCACTTACCTCATTCAATTTATTCAATTATTGAAATTCCTTCACATCCATTGAAACTGAAAGGAGATGGCGAGCACATCGGAGTCGACAAAGAAGATGGCGAGCATATCCGATTTGAGAtcggagatgatgatttatagatctAAGTGATGAATCCGCTCATTTAAGTGGCGGCGATGATGAATCTGGTCAACAATAGTGGCGGCGGTGGTTAAATTCGTCATTGATGGTACGAAGGTGGTGGATACTACAGCGAAGGAGATTGGAGAGATTGGTTACTACGATAGTGGCGGCGATGCTTAAATCCGTCGTCGATGGTGACTATACCCACTTATTTACATTTCGAATGAGTTCATTGCTAGTTTATTAAATTTAATTTACTCTTCACCAATTGTGTGCTACTCCGTATTAAATTAATGAGATTCATAAGTAAATAAATTGATGAGACCATCAGAGTAGTTTGTGATGATTGATTTTATTATGATGAAACCATCAGACCACTTATTTACAATTTGGGGAAGAACAAGTTAAGTGTTAGGTCTTAAAAAGACGAATTAGGGTTTATAAGTAAAGAATATGAAGATGAAGAGTAAAGGACGAATTTACATAAAAGATGAATTTACCCTCAcattaggggtgttcatcggttcggttttcggtttgttcggtttattcggtttggtGTATTcagttttgaaatttttttgggcaaaaccgaaaaccgaaccgaaaaccgaattcaaagttaaaaccgaaccgaaaaccgaattcggattcggttcggttttcggttaaaaccgaatattatgaaaaaactgagaacgatgTTAGTTTATtttgtggcgttactgatgtcttgGTTATTTATATTCTAAAACAATGACGGACTATTAAATTataaagaattcgatgatttattaatatttacagctgaATTATGACGTAtactgcttctgttattaagaagaagataataataatttgagtaacataattataatatgagctaccaaatcgtcacatgggtgagaacatattttattgattggatctcaaattataatgatattaaaacataaatatacaaattaaatatttaaaaattttgaattcggttttgaattcggttttcggttaaaccgaattcagaattttcaaaaccgaaaaccgaaccgaaaaccgaattcaaattcggtttcggtttgactcgatccgaaaaccgtttttcaaattcggtttggtttttttccagtttggttttcgggttccacggtttcaaaccaaatattgACCACCCCTACCTCACATGCAAGTCACATGACAAGGGTTAACGGACTTTTTTAACGAAAAGTTGACGGAGGGACACAATTTGTTTAAATGTGATAATGGAGGGATGTTATAAGCTGGAA includes these proteins:
- the LOC139852666 gene encoding protein SMALL AUXIN UP-REGULATED RNA 16-like, which translates into the protein MGVKKSSKLSQAALLKHILKRCSSLGKKHGYDDNGLPLDVPKGHFPVYVGANRTRYIVPISYLTRPEFQLLLRHAEEEFGFHHDMGLTIPCEEVVFRSLTSMLR